In Sesamum indicum cultivar Zhongzhi No. 13 linkage group LG8, S_indicum_v1.0, whole genome shotgun sequence, the sequence aactattattattattattatagtaatactaacaataataataacaacaataataacaataatactaataataataataataataatactaataataatagtaataataataagaataataataatatattaataataataattatacaaaaagttaaaactcaaaaactgatctctttctctctctttcttcctcgttctttctttgttttccattCCTTCTCCTCTCTCATTTCTTCCTTCAAACCCATCTCcatttcttccccaaacccatGTCTTAGAACTCCAACTCCAAACTCACGGCAACAAGGACGCAAGGTCGGCAACGAGAACACAGATTTGTACGGCTTCCATCTTTCTCCTCTCATTTTTTCTACAAACCCATCTCTTAGAACCCTAGCCCTAAACTCACGGCAACAAGGACGGTAAATCGGCAACGAGTACGGCTTCTCCAGGTaattcttatttctttgttgcattttacttattttttttttttttttttgggtttgggtgtgtttttagcatcttatttttagcaaaatttctgaaaaattgagCATCTAATGCTGTATGTAATGTTGTAATTTCTGGAATTTCTGgaaaatttctgcaatttctggGAAATTCTAGtcaatttctgcaatttctgccatttcttcaatttctgcaatttctgcaattgttgttcttttgttgttcttgTGTAATTGTTGTTCTTTTGCTCAATAGGTAAATGCCTGCATGTCTCTTATACTTTgcaagtaattattttataaatatgaaaggCTACAGAGTTTTGtggaaatataaaatagatgtAGATATGCACATGTGGGATTTGCACATTAGACCATTGGAGCAATCTGTCAATTATATAAAGCATCACAGCTGAGTATCTGTTCACACTTCACAACTTTACTGCAGAGAACAACATTATGTTCTCTTGATATACTTGAAAATACAACCTAGTTTCTTGAACTGACTGCCATTCTGCATTTTAAGAAACTAGAAGCAAGTAGTAGCCTATATTTCATTTGAACACCAAACCACAGAATTCGTTGGCATGTAAACGGGATTACTGCACAATGAGAAGGACAAATAAACACAATGGAGAAGCAACATATTGATAACACAAAGATCCTGAGTTTCAACTGCCCCCAGGAAACAAAAGTTTTTTCAACTACAATTTCTGTCTCAAAACTACAGTTTAttcaaatgaatatttttttgtctaagCAGCAAGTAGCAAATCTGTAGCAAACATCTCATGAATAGAGAGCATTGTATcctttatatatagttcaagCTCTCTTCTCTCGTTAACTTTTATGGGGTGCATTCTTCACATTAGACATGCATATCTGAAAGATTTGAAACATTTCTTATGTCATTAAGCCTACATTGTACAGTTTGTAccttattattgttaattgacatatatttttcaaacttatttatcTTCCAACTATTATCTCTGTACAGTTTGTGATATGTGTTtctttataagaaatttttcaaaacaaatctCAAACACATTTCACTGCTTTAAGAAAAAACTACATCTCATCAACTACGGTATCATACCCAATAACTTTTACATATCAGGCAAACTATTATCAGTACACTTTCTATCTCACGTCCCAACCCACATGCAAAATAATTCCAATCTCATCTGCACTTATCCCATCTCATTTTTTCACACTAGGATGAAATGAGATGAGATGAGACAAGCATCTATTTtaaaactgtaattttaaaattagttttaCATGTAGATATGTCCCTCTGGAATTTTGTGGAAATGGGAAATCTATTTTAAAGAGAGTAATTTTTGCATGATTAGATAGGATCATTTGGATCAACTCTGAATTGAGCTTGGTGGGTAAAACTCCATTTCTGTATAATCTTGTCTGCTATTCGAATGATATCTCATACAAACTTTTGTTTCAAAGTCATTTGAGGGAATTTTGAACACAGTGAATGATTTTGTTACATTTAGTGGGAGAATGATTTTAGtgaactatttaaatattataattaggcCTAATATGAGATCATTTATTCCTATTTCTTATattagtagaaaaaaaatcttgatctTCAAAATAATGGTTAATTCATCTTGCCTcctttatctaaaaattgcagaatAATGAATATTGACCATAGTTGGATGTGGAGGCGTTTGGATGATAATGGATTTCTTTTAGATGAATTCGTAACAAGGGTTGATCAGGAGTTCTTGAACTTTGGATTTTGTTACATTTAGTGGGAGAATGATTTTAGtgaactatttaaatattataattaggcCTAATATGAGATCATTTATTCCTATTTCTTATattagtagaaaaaaaatcttgatctTCAAAATAATGGTTAATTCATCTTGCCTcctttatctaaaaattgcagaatAATGAATATTGACCATAGTTGGATGTGGAGGCGTTTGGATGATAATGGATTTCTTTTAGATGAATTCGTAACAAGGGTTGATCAGGAGTTCTTGAACTTTGCCTTTAATAACCCACGAAGTTCGAAAGAGGGAGGAAGAGTCTCGAAAGAGGGATGAAGAGGCTCGAAAGAGGGACGAAGAGGCTCGGAAGAGGGAGGCAGACCTACAAGAACTTGTTCGAAAATTACTTCAAGATGTGGGATACACAAACCATCAATTTGCTGGTGGGTCGGGACAACAGGAGCAACAACATTtctggaaaaataattagtttattttttctgttggtTGTTTATCACTTAGTGTATGTTGATTTGGGTTGTACTTTGACATATGTTTGTTGACTTGGGAGTAgacattgatattatttggtaGTATTTGGATGAtgacatcaattatattagtgttgttgtattttgagtatcttttttgttaatttttgttgttcttgtttggGAAATTCAGATTTTGGTATTGATGGAATGTATATTTGATGGTATAATGAGCAGGATATTAATTTgggtacaaaaattaaaaatctgccaaaaaaaaaccaaaaaaaattagagacggattagagacggaaaattttgaaaacttagATACCGAATCAGAGACGgaacattttgaaaatttagagaCAGAATCAGCGGcggattagagacggaaatttgTAAGATTGTAGAGACGGATCAGAGATggaatattttcttcatttcagaGACggaattagagacggaaattaTTTTACCTTTGTCGACGGAATTAGAGACGGATTACCTACGGaaatcagagacggattacagttaaattttcttctcttttggCGATAGAATTAGCGACCGAATTTTCGGTCTCAAATTTAGCGACAGAATATTTCCGTCGCTAAATTATTAGAGACGCGGCCTTCTACGATGGAGTTCGGCGATGGATTTTTCCGCCTCTAATTtgttttagagacggaaatccTACTTTCAGAGATggaaatttccgtctctgatgccctgttttcttgtagtgaaatAGATATGTAATAGCCTAATACAACAAATgtagtataaaaatacaagaaattcaaataataaaagtcaAGCCACAcccaaaatacaaatttcaaaatattaaaaagctAATAAGCATCCAACACTAGTGACTTAACCCactaattattctaattatccaaatcataaaaaaaagggaaagaaaattaGGATTTAAGCATGTCTTTAAAACAGGCCAAGACCCGGCCTGTTTGCATGACCCAGGACTGGGTCGACCTATTTTGTAGCTCGATCAGTAATTTGGACGGTCTGGtttggattttaaaatattacattacacTTGTACTCTTTCATGAAACAACAAGCCCGTAAGCTTCCTGCTCATTTTCTGAATTCCACACGTTCATCTCTACTCACATTTCAATATTTCATCACTCGGCATTTCTTATTACATCATATTCTTATGTCATTTTCGAGGTTTTCAAAttcctttttcaaaattatagtgtttaatatcaattataacTAGACTATTATTCTTagtttcatttaaattaatagtttTATATGAGTGAAGTggtaatcatataaatatgattgAGCTTGTATTTagaattagatataattaacaataatctACTactatatttcttctttatatatatttatatgtattcgTCCAgcttattttattcttaatattttaaattatattttcaaaactatTTTTGCAAGTTTGGTTTTTAGtgaataattttcaaatctaGAACCATTCAAAATTCATGTTACATAATAACTTGGTGTACCATCTTAATTCATAGTGGAGTTGTATTGGGCCTTGTTGGGCTTGCAGTGTAAGGTTTAATGTTAGGTTTGAGAAAGAAGAGGAGATTCTATGTCAGCAGCTGATTAACTATAGTGAAGATGATACTGATGCACCCATTATAAAGCTATTCATTCAACTActcttttcatatttgttttcattactaaaaaaattaaatataaatttatgtaaagtgaaaattgattacatatattagtatgtaaatatgtataaaagtgaattgattacatatttatttaacttataataaatttgtactaaatcaattaaggataaatataatttttttttgaacaaCGGATAGATTTGTTTATTGAATgaagataaatattatgaacttttcaaattataagaaatttacgTGTTATTATCTCAAATCTCATGAGAATGAAGAGTAATtattctcaaataaaaaataaaaaaaatagtttatctTAGTTTTATGGTgatttattatgaatatattctTCTTAAAAGGTTATTTCTAATTAAGTGACATAAGAATCCCCAGTTTACGTATTTGTGtgattatgtaataattattgtattaaacaataattaaggATTAAAGTAAAAGGGTGAGGTGAAGAGTGAAGCGATCCAGCAGTGGGGGAGGGCAAAAGCGTCGTTTTACACAAGGCACGGCAATGTGATGACCGGACAAGAATTTCATCGGCCCATTCCCCACCGTAGTCCCTTCCGTCTAAGCCCAAACCCCTTTCCAATCAATCTCCGCTTCCTACACCCATCCCACCTCTCATCTCTTCTCCACccaatgaaattaaaaaccaaaaattaaaccaaaaaaaagggGGTCCAAAATTAATCATCCCTAAAATCAGTGACCAAAATCACGACGAGACGAAACGTAACGTAACGCAGTTACCAATAGCCATGCTATTGCTGCCGAAATCGCGTGTCCGTCGCCCCCCCGCTCGCTGCACCGCCGCCCCCGGCTCCCCACGCGCTTTCGCCATCCGGCGCCCCCGTTGCCGCACTTACTTTTATCCTACCTACtcccttcttttcttctcattcCCATCGCTCCGATCCTTCTTCTagtttttctcttcttccttttccaGATTCACTCTTCTTTTTGCCGATTAGGGATTTTTATATATGGGTGATTTGACGGAATCGTCGACTCCTCAGCCGCCGCCTTCACGCCAAGTTCCCTTCCGTGAGGACTGTTGGACGGAGGAGGCTACATCCACCCTTGTCGACGCTTGGGGTCGCCGTTACTTGGAGCTCAACCGTGGCAATCTCCGTCAAAAGGATTGGCAGGAGGTGGCCGACGCCGTTAACGCACGCCACGGTCATACCAAGAAGACTCGTCGCACAGATGTTCAGTGCAAGAACCGGATCGATACTCTCAAGAAAAAGTACAAGATCGAGAAGGCCAAGATCTCCGAGTCTAACGGAACCCTAACGTCGTCGTGGCCGTTCTTCTCCCGTTTAGAGCTTTTGATTGGATCTAATCTCAACAAAAACCAGAGTAAGCTCACGCCCTCCGCGGCGACGCCGTTGGCGTCGTCTCAGTCTACCCCACCGTTGTACCTGCCTGCACCGCCGATGGCCGTGCCTTTGCCCTACCGTAAGCCGCTGACGTCCGCAATGGTTACGCCGGTGATTTTGCCTCAGAAGCGTCCCTTGCCGTCGCCGGCTATGGACGAGTCTTACTTCAGGAGAAATTATTCGGCGATGGCGGCCGCGGCTGCAGCGGCTGAGGATGAAGTGGATGCAGACGAAGACGATGGAGAATCTGAGGGGGAGGAAGCAGAGGGGAGCGACGATAGGGCtgtggaggaggaagaggatgGGGAGGAGGGGATGAGGAGATTGGCCAAGGCGATAGAGAGGTTCGGAGAGATATATGAGAAGGTGGAGAGTATGAAACAGAGGCAGATGGTGGAGTTGGAAAAGCAGAGGATGCAGTTTGCAAAAGACTTAGAGGTTCAGAGGATGCGGTTGTTTATGGATACTCAAGTCCAGCTAGAGAAGATCAAGCAAGCCAAACGATCTGGATCTCCTGATGGTATTATAGTTAGACCGTGttcttttcatgttttttcttGTCAACTCGGTTATTGGATACTAAGTATACCTTTTTACTTAATACTTCTTCCTTAGAAGTGCATAAAGAGCTGCATATATTTTAGGAGGAATTTTTTGGCGAATAatttggcttgttgttacCTTTAGAAAAGATGTTGATCAGTGGTCAGTGAAACTCTTTGTATGTTTTTCGAATTTAATTGGGTTTGTTTGTCCCATGCGTGTCTTTAGATTAGAggataatatttcttaatagTTGATAAATATGTCAGTCCAAGGGTGGCGCTCTTGCACACCGAGTATCAGGGTAACCTGCTTTGATATTAAGTGGTTCCATTATGTTTTCAGTTCAAATGGACTAGAGTTGCATAATTTGGGTATTTTGGTTTTGCTTGACATCCTGAAATGTCTGGAGGCAATTTTTGATAGCTGATGCATGCCTTTTTGTTGCTACCACTACCTGTCTTGTGCATAAGCATTTGATCCAAGTCACTAAGTGGTGTGGGTAGTATGGGCAGGAGAGGGTGCACAAGAGCATCATTTTGAGAAACATTTTTGGAGTGGGGGAGTAgcatatgtaaaaatttaatgtctGTAGATGTAtactattttcattttataagaaaatgcTTTGCctataaaagatatttatgtGAATCAAACTTCCAGTTCATATGTAtaagtttctataaaaaattgcattttatataaagaagttataagcataaaatttgtatta encodes:
- the LOC105167854 gene encoding trihelix transcription factor ASIL1-like, whose translation is MGDLTESSTPQPPPSRQVPFREDCWTEEATSTLVDAWGRRYLELNRGNLRQKDWQEVADAVNARHGHTKKTRRTDVQCKNRIDTLKKKYKIEKAKISESNGTLTSSWPFFSRLELLIGSNLNKNQSKLTPSAATPLASSQSTPPLYLPAPPMAVPLPYRKPLTSAMVTPVILPQKRPLPSPAMDESYFRRNYSAMAAAAAAAEDEVDADEDDGESEGEEAEGSDDRAVEEEEDGEEGMRRLAKAIERFGEIYEKVESMKQRQMVELEKQRMQFAKDLEVQRMRLFMDTQVQLEKIKQAKRSGSPDDIYS